The following proteins come from a genomic window of Candidatus Blochmanniella vafra str. BVAF:
- the erpA gene encoding iron-sulfur cluster insertion protein ErpA codes for MKNSVFSIQLTPFAADRIRYCMKEHKYINKSNLKFRIYIIGGGCGGFQYKFILDDQISDDDYVIKSNGVTLIVDSMSFQYLVGGVVDYREELSGSKFVMINPNAKITCSCGSSFSI; via the coding sequence ATGAAAAATAGTGTTTTTTCTATTCAGTTAACTCCTTTTGCTGCTGACAGAATAAGGTATTGTATGAAGGAACATAAATACATTAACAAATCAAATTTAAAATTTCGTATATATATAATAGGAGGAGGATGTGGAGGATTTCAATATAAATTTATATTAGATGATCAGATATCTGATGATGACTACGTTATTAAAAGTAATGGAGTAACTTTGATTGTAGATTCTATGAGTTTTCAGTATTTAGTTGGGGGGGTAGTAGATTATCGTGAAGAATTATCAGGATCTAAATTTGTTATGATCAATCCAAATGCTAAAATTACTTGTAGTTGTGGATCTTCGTTTAGTATTTAA
- a CDS encoding CTP synthase, producing the protein MTASLASVLEARGLSVTIIKLDPYINIDPGTISPVQHGEVFITEDGAETDLDLGHYERFIRTKMTRYNNFTAGRIYADVLQKERRGDYLGATVQIIPHVTCMIKRWLVRNSKDYDILLVEIGGTVGDIESLPFLEAIRQMAIEVKRKHTLYIHLTLVPFVSVSGELKTKPTQHSVKELLSIGIQPDILICRSDRIIGDSERQKISLFCNVPKQAIISLQDVSSIYKIPLLLQNQKLDDYICKYFQLHCPKADLSDWKRVIYYQNNPIGKVTIGIIGKYTELTDAYKSVTEALYHAGFKNRFFIQIRFINSQDIDNLGIESMLKDLDGILIPGGFGYRGVEGKILSARYAREHKIPYFGICLGMQVALIEFARNVVGMTGANSTEFVDNCEYPVISKINEFQNHNEYLEKCNNNVNLGGTMRLGNQVCYLVEGSLVQKMYGKKVILERHRHRYEVNPVLFKKIEHAGLDCVGFSKDENLIEIIEYKYHPWFIGSQFHPEFNSTPREGHPLFIGFIGAAIQYKDCHNKLI; encoded by the coding sequence ATGACGGCGTCTTTAGCTTCAGTTTTAGAAGCTCGAGGATTAAGTGTGACTATAATTAAATTAGATCCGTATATCAATATTGACCCAGGAACAATTAGTCCTGTTCAACATGGTGAAGTATTTATTACAGAAGATGGAGCGGAAACTGATTTAGATTTAGGGCATTACGAGCGTTTTATTCGAACTAAAATGACAAGATATAATAATTTTACAGCTGGACGTATTTACGCTGATGTTTTACAAAAAGAACGACGAGGAGATTATTTAGGAGCTACTGTTCAAATCATTCCTCATGTTACTTGTATGATAAAACGTTGGTTAGTGCGTAATTCTAAAGATTATGATATATTGTTAGTGGAAATTGGAGGAACAGTTGGTGATATTGAATCATTACCTTTTTTAGAAGCTATTAGGCAAATGGCGATAGAGGTTAAAAGAAAACATACCTTATATATACACTTAACCTTGGTTCCGTTTGTTTCTGTGTCTGGAGAATTAAAAACTAAACCTACACAGCATTCAGTAAAGGAATTATTATCGATTGGAATTCAACCTGATATTTTAATTTGTAGATCTGATAGAATTATTGGGGATAGTGAACGACAGAAGATTTCATTATTTTGCAATGTACCTAAACAAGCAATAATTTCTTTACAAGATGTAAGTTCAATTTATAAAATTCCTTTGTTATTACAAAATCAAAAATTAGATGATTATATTTGTAAATATTTTCAATTACATTGTCCTAAAGCTGATTTGTCTGATTGGAAACGTGTAATTTATTATCAAAATAATCCAATAGGTAAGGTTACAATTGGAATAATTGGTAAATATACTGAATTAACAGATGCCTATAAATCTGTGACAGAAGCGTTATATCATGCTGGTTTTAAAAATCGATTTTTTATACAAATTCGTTTTATCAATTCTCAAGATATAGACAATTTAGGTATAGAATCAATGTTAAAAGATCTAGATGGGATTTTAATACCTGGGGGATTTGGGTATAGAGGAGTAGAGGGTAAAATTTTATCCGCTCGATATGCTAGAGAACATAAAATACCATATTTTGGTATTTGTTTGGGAATGCAAGTAGCATTAATTGAATTTGCTCGAAATGTTGTAGGAATGACAGGAGCTAATTCTACCGAATTTGTGGATAATTGTGAATATCCAGTGATTTCTAAAATTAATGAATTTCAGAATCATAATGAATATTTAGAAAAATGTAATAATAATGTTAATTTAGGTGGTACCATGCGTTTGGGCAATCAAGTATGTTATTTAGTAGAAGGGAGTTTAGTTCAAAAAATGTATGGTAAAAAAGTTATATTAGAGCGACATAGGCATCGTTATGAAGTAAATCCGGTTTTGTTTAAGAAAATAGAACATGCTGGTTTGGATTGTGTTGGTTTTTCTAAAGATGAAAACTTAATAGAAATAATTGAATACAAATATCATCCATGGTTTATAGGCAGTCAATTTCATCCAGAATTTAATTCTACTCCTAGAGAAGGACATCCTTTATTTATAGGTTTTATAGGTGCTGCAATACAATATAAAGATTGTCATAATAAATTGATTTGA
- the eno gene encoding phosphopyruvate hydratase encodes MSKILNIIGREIIDSRGNPTVEAEVHIKNGFFGLASVPSGSSVGSQEALELRDHDESRFFGKGVKKSVDIINGPIRSALLNVDVTKQCFIDQIMIDLDGTDNKSKLGSNSILSVSLAVAKAAADVIGIPFYEYISNLYGAPNIYSMPIPMMNVINGGKHADNNLDIQEFMIIPVGAKTIKEAIQIGSEISCNLKIILRNQGIFPALGDEGGYAPNLISHVGTLELIKQSVEQSNYIFGKDVVLSMDCAASELFDKSSNQYNIKSENLCCSSKEFIDYLSLLAQKYPIVSIEDAQSEHDWNGFSYLTKVLGSTIQLVGDDLFVTNPNLLNKGIQQNIANSILIKPNQIGSLTETLYVIKLAKKHGYTTIISHRSGETEDTSIADIAVGTSAGQIKTGPVRCVDRTSKYNRLIRIEEKLGDAAKFNGIKEIKNFFDRKSVIF; translated from the coding sequence ATGTCTAAAATTTTAAATATTATAGGTCGTGAAATAATTGATTCTCGTGGTAATCCTACGGTAGAAGCAGAGGTGCATATTAAAAATGGATTTTTTGGATTAGCTTCGGTTCCGTCAGGATCATCTGTAGGATCTCAGGAAGCATTAGAATTACGAGATCATGATGAGAGTCGATTTTTTGGAAAGGGAGTAAAAAAGTCAGTTGATATTATTAATGGTCCTATTCGTTCTGCTTTGTTGAATGTAGATGTTACTAAGCAGTGTTTTATTGATCAAATTATGATTGATCTAGATGGAACTGATAATAAATCTAAGTTAGGATCGAATTCAATTTTAAGTGTATCGCTTGCAGTTGCTAAAGCTGCTGCTGATGTTATAGGAATACCTTTTTACGAGTATATTTCGAACTTATATGGAGCACCAAATATATATTCCATGCCAATACCTATGATGAATGTCATTAATGGAGGAAAGCATGCTGATAATAATTTAGATATTCAGGAATTTATGATTATCCCTGTAGGAGCAAAAACTATTAAAGAAGCAATACAAATAGGATCAGAAATTTCATGTAATTTAAAGATAATTTTAAGAAATCAAGGAATATTTCCTGCATTAGGTGATGAAGGGGGATATGCTCCTAATTTAATTTCTCATGTCGGAACATTAGAATTAATTAAACAGTCTGTAGAACAATCCAATTATATTTTTGGAAAAGATGTTGTTTTGTCTATGGATTGTGCTGCATCTGAATTGTTTGATAAATCTTCGAATCAGTACAATATAAAAAGTGAAAATTTATGTTGCTCTTCTAAAGAATTTATTGATTATTTATCATTATTAGCACAGAAGTATCCTATTGTTTCTATTGAAGATGCTCAAAGTGAACATGATTGGAATGGTTTTTCTTATCTTACTAAAGTTCTTGGATCTACAATACAATTAGTAGGGGATGATTTATTTGTAACTAATCCTAATTTATTAAATAAAGGAATACAACAAAATATAGCTAACTCTATTTTAATTAAGCCTAATCAGATAGGTTCGTTAACTGAAACTTTATATGTAATAAAGTTAGCTAAGAAACATGGATATACTACAATTATTTCACATCGTTCTGGAGAAACTGAAGATACAAGTATTGCTGATATAGCTGTTGGAACATCTGCTGGGCAAATTAAAACTGGGCCAGTACGTTGTGTTGATCGAACTTCTAAATATAATAGATTAATTCGTATTGAAGAAAAACTAGGGGATGCTGCAAAATTTAACGGGATTAAGGAGATAAAAAATTTTTTTGATAGAAAGAGTGTTATATTTTGA
- a CDS encoding assimilatory sulfite reductase (NADPH) flavoprotein subunit, which yields MITLTPDQLSRLQSILNTLSRDQLIWVSGYLWGLINVNRFTDTTVSISTQNQVSSTKQRLSQLSDKIIIISASQTGNASQIAQKLYNDCIKSGLNATLFNARDYTCKNISEIKLLVLIISTYGEGDPPEEAIPLHKYLFSQKAMRMEDTSFVVLGLGDRSYEYFAKAGKDFDRRFEELGAIRLYNRVDLDIDFEDAANIWRKEIIEVLQNRISSDVTIFNSFSDKTIQKSAVVSSENCGDYSVYCKEFPFIACLSNRQKITSRNSMKDIHHLEFDISGSNLLYQPGDALGVWYENDYDLINELLELLKLTGDEWVNVKGQSMILCEALKDHYELTQNTSIFVEKIATITKNKMLLDLMTDRKKLKIYVLETPIIEMIRNISPDITLTAQNLLLALRSMRPRFYSISSAQLEVGEEIHITVSAVRYRVNGRLRSGGASSYLVDRLKENDKLRIFVEPNHNFRLPSDFSASIVMIGAGTGIAPFRAFMQHRVLNQATGRNWLFFGNLRFIDDFLYQTEWQRYVKEGVLSNIRTAWSRDQDHKVYIQNKILEDGSELWDWIEEGAYIYVCGDAKGMAHDVEKALISLTSKYGNMSTNQANDFWDTMRTQHRYQRDVY from the coding sequence ATGATTACTTTAACTCCAGATCAATTAAGTCGTTTACAATCAATATTAAATACATTGTCTAGAGATCAATTAATTTGGGTGTCTGGATATCTGTGGGGTCTTATAAATGTCAATAGATTTACAGATACAACTGTAAGTATTTCTACACAAAATCAAGTATCATCAACAAAACAACGTCTCTCTCAGTTATCTGACAAGATAATCATTATATCTGCTTCTCAAACTGGTAATGCCAGTCAAATAGCACAAAAATTATATAATGATTGTATTAAATCTGGATTGAATGCAACTTTATTCAATGCACGAGATTATACATGTAAAAATATTTCTGAAATAAAATTATTAGTTTTAATAATATCTACATATGGCGAAGGCGATCCTCCAGAAGAAGCAATACCTTTACATAAATACTTATTTTCTCAAAAAGCTATGAGAATGGAAGACACTAGTTTTGTTGTATTAGGGCTTGGAGATCGGTCTTATGAATATTTTGCGAAAGCTGGTAAAGATTTTGATCGACGTTTTGAAGAACTTGGAGCAATTCGATTATATAATCGAGTTGATCTTGATATAGATTTTGAAGATGCAGCTAATATATGGAGAAAAGAAATTATTGAAGTATTGCAGAATAGGATTTCTTCTGATGTAACGATATTTAATTCATTTTCTGATAAAACAATACAAAAGAGCGCTGTTGTTTCATCAGAAAATTGTGGTGATTATTCTGTTTATTGTAAAGAATTTCCTTTTATTGCGTGTTTGTCAAATAGGCAAAAGATAACCAGTCGTAATTCAATGAAAGATATACATCATTTAGAGTTTGATATTTCTGGTTCTAATTTGCTCTATCAACCAGGTGATGCATTAGGGGTGTGGTATGAAAATGATTATGATCTTATCAACGAATTGTTAGAATTATTAAAACTAACGGGTGATGAATGGGTTAATGTCAAAGGTCAATCTATGATTCTTTGTGAAGCCTTAAAAGATCATTATGAATTAACACAAAATACTTCTATTTTTGTGGAAAAAATAGCTACTATTACTAAGAATAAAATGTTATTAGATTTGATGACGGATAGAAAAAAATTAAAGATTTATGTTTTAGAAACACCTATTATTGAAATGATTCGAAATATTTCTCCTGATATTACATTAACTGCTCAAAATTTATTGTTGGCTTTGCGTTCTATGAGACCTAGATTTTATTCTATTTCTTCTGCGCAATTAGAAGTAGGAGAAGAAATACATATTACTGTTAGTGCTGTGCGTTACAGGGTTAATGGTCGATTAAGATCAGGTGGAGCTAGTAGTTATTTGGTAGATCGTTTAAAAGAAAACGATAAACTTCGTATTTTTGTTGAACCTAATCATAATTTTAGATTACCCTCTGATTTTAGTGCTTCTATAGTTATGATTGGAGCAGGAACAGGAATTGCCCCATTTCGTGCGTTTATGCAACATCGAGTATTAAATCAAGCAACTGGAAGAAATTGGCTTTTTTTTGGAAATTTAAGATTTATAGATGATTTTTTATACCAAACCGAATGGCAACGTTATGTTAAGGAAGGAGTCCTTAGTAATATTAGAACAGCTTGGTCTAGAGATCAAGATCATAAAGTTTATATACAAAATAAAATATTAGAGGATGGTTCTGAATTATGGGATTGGATTGAGGAAGGAGCATATATTTATGTATGTGGTGATGCGAAAGGTATGGCTCATGATGTAGAAAAGGCTTTAATTTCATTAACATCAAAATATGGTAATATGAGTACAAACCAAGCGAATGATTTTTGGGATACAATGAGAACCCAGCATCGTTATCAACGGGATGTATATTAA
- the cysI gene encoding assimilatory sulfite reductase (NADPH) hemoprotein subunit: MTILKHTKKVSLSDNERIKKDSNFLRGTINEDLDNNLTGGFNPDNIQLIKFHGMYQQDDRDVRLERTYQKLEPLINIMLRCRLPGGVITSKQWLAIHNFSEKYTLYGTIRLTNRQTFQLHGLLKPQLKIAHQLLNKLGLDSIATAGDVNRNVICTVNPMESTIHYQVWKLSKRISEYLLPRSKAYAEIWLNEQKTEFVESEPILGDCYLPRKFKIAIAVPPFNDVDVYANDIGLVAIADNIGNLIGFNVLIGGGLAMTYGDKTTYPRRASEFGYIDAVNILKIIESVITIQRDWGDRSNRKHAKTKYTLVRVGIDTFKQEIENRSGLMFAPVRSYMFTDRGDRFGWSKGINKDYWNLTLFIENGRIFNSSHKLLKHGLAEISKVHSGGFIITTNQNLVISNIHKDKKDIIEALSKEYKLLDDSITLQRKASMACVALPTCPLAMAEAERFLPDFVTKIEHIMCKYNLEKDSIILRVTGCANGCARAMLSEIGLTGRGIGRYNLYLGGDKIGTRIPRLYKENISESEILDILEYTIKLWVKDRNIQESYGDYVVRSGIVKPVLNSEKDFYL, from the coding sequence ATGACAATATTAAAACATACTAAAAAAGTATCATTATCAGATAATGAACGAATAAAAAAAGATAGTAATTTTTTAAGAGGTACTATTAATGAAGATTTAGATAATAATTTAACGGGAGGATTTAATCCAGATAATATTCAATTAATTAAATTTCATGGAATGTATCAACAAGATGATCGAGATGTACGTTTAGAAAGAACTTATCAAAAGTTGGAGCCATTAATCAACATAATGTTGCGTTGTCGTCTCCCTGGAGGGGTGATTACATCGAAACAATGGTTAGCTATTCATAATTTTTCGGAGAAATATACTTTATATGGCACAATTAGACTGACTAATAGACAAACTTTTCAGTTACATGGTTTATTAAAACCACAATTAAAAATTGCGCATCAGTTATTAAATAAATTAGGTCTAGATTCTATTGCTACTGCTGGGGATGTAAATCGAAATGTGATATGTACTGTCAATCCAATGGAATCTACAATTCATTATCAAGTATGGAAATTATCTAAAAGAATTTCAGAATATTTATTACCTCGATCTAAGGCATATGCAGAAATTTGGTTAAATGAACAGAAAACTGAATTTGTAGAATCAGAACCTATTTTAGGAGATTGTTATTTACCTCGTAAGTTTAAAATAGCAATAGCTGTTCCTCCATTTAATGATGTAGATGTTTACGCTAATGATATTGGTCTTGTAGCTATTGCAGACAACATTGGGAATCTTATTGGTTTTAATGTTTTAATAGGGGGAGGTTTAGCTATGACTTATGGGGATAAAACCACGTACCCCAGAAGAGCTAGTGAATTTGGTTATATTGATGCAGTAAATATTTTAAAAATTATTGAGTCGGTAATTACAATACAAAGAGATTGGGGAGATCGATCTAATCGTAAACATGCTAAAACAAAATATACTTTAGTGAGAGTAGGTATAGATACTTTTAAACAAGAGATTGAAAATAGATCTGGATTAATGTTTGCCCCAGTTCGTTCATATATGTTTACTGATAGAGGAGATCGGTTTGGATGGTCGAAAGGTATTAATAAAGATTATTGGAATCTTACATTATTTATTGAAAATGGAAGAATCTTTAATTCATCTCATAAATTGTTAAAACATGGATTAGCAGAAATTTCAAAAGTACATTCAGGTGGTTTTATAATTACTACTAATCAGAATCTAGTTATTTCTAACATACATAAAGATAAAAAAGATATTATTGAGGCTTTATCAAAAGAATATAAGTTATTAGATGATTCTATAACATTACAACGAAAGGCATCTATGGCATGTGTAGCCTTACCGACATGTCCATTAGCAATGGCAGAGGCAGAGCGGTTTTTACCAGATTTTGTTACTAAAATAGAACATATTATGTGTAAATATAATCTTGAAAAAGATTCGATTATTTTAAGGGTAACAGGATGTGCTAATGGTTGTGCACGAGCGATGTTATCAGAAATTGGATTGACAGGAAGAGGGATTGGTCGTTATAACTTATATTTAGGGGGAGATAAAATAGGCACTCGTATTCCACGTTTATATAAGGAGAATATTTCAGAAAGTGAAATTCTAGATATTTTAGAGTACACTATTAAACTGTGGGTAAAAGATAGAAATATTCAAGAATCTTATGGAGATTATGTAGTAAGATCAGGCATTGTTAAACCTGTTTTAAACTCTGAAAAAGATTTTTATTTATGA
- a CDS encoding phosphoadenylyl-sulfate reductase, with protein MIYRKLAKFDKRFWSIKEFNALSLNEQNTILYELNQYLESLETEDRIKWAIRHLSDKCILSSSFGVYSSVSVHMMTRYFPDIPIILIDTGYLFPETYRFIDHLKEKMRLNLHVFRSNRSAAWQEARYGKLWEQGAQGVQRYNFINKVKPMKYALKTLQVEVWFAGLRRIQSDSRRGLTIINVQNNVFKFLPIIDWNDTQMHRYITQYELEYNPLWKQGYVSIGDVHTTVKKKSGMKDEETRFFGLQRECGLHCFDKN; from the coding sequence ATGATTTATAGAAAATTAGCCAAATTTGATAAGCGTTTTTGGAGTATTAAAGAATTTAATGCATTATCTTTAAATGAACAAAACACGATATTATATGAATTAAATCAATATTTAGAATCTTTAGAAACAGAAGATAGGATAAAATGGGCTATAAGGCATTTATCTGATAAATGTATATTATCTTCAAGTTTTGGTGTGTATTCATCTGTAAGTGTACATATGATGACTCGTTATTTTCCTGATATTCCTATTATTTTAATTGATACGGGTTATTTGTTTCCAGAAACATATCGTTTTATTGATCACTTGAAAGAAAAAATGAGGTTAAATTTGCATGTTTTTCGATCTAATCGATCTGCTGCATGGCAAGAAGCTCGTTATGGAAAATTATGGGAGCAAGGAGCACAAGGAGTTCAGAGATATAATTTTATTAATAAGGTAAAACCTATGAAGTATGCATTAAAGACATTGCAAGTAGAGGTTTGGTTTGCAGGATTAAGGAGGATACAATCTGATAGCCGTAGAGGTTTAACTATTATAAATGTGCAAAATAATGTGTTTAAATTTTTACCTATTATTGATTGGAATGACACTCAGATGCACAGATATATTACACAATATGAATTGGAATACAATCCATTATGGAAACAGGGATATGTATCAATAGGTGATGTTCATACTACTGTTAAAAAAAAATCAGGGATGAAAGATGAAGAAACCCGTTTTTTTGGATTGCAACGTGAATGTGGATTACATTGTTTTGATAAAAATTAG
- the cysG gene encoding siroheme synthase CysG, with amino-acid sequence MKYLPLFINFNKKSILVVGGGIVAFRKIQILRKSGAIINIVARVLCPNLKKILFLEKIIWIGKTFQPSMLDGIFLIIISTNNIFLNNVIFKHAEKRRILINTVDNKSTCSCIFPAIIDRSPIIIGISSFGTAPVLIRILREKLESLIPASIGYLAELAGTWRDRVKRYIKNISCRRQFWENLFYSGRILFLIEQGKIDQANKIIQNTIKLNKLNIKKKGSVALVGAGPGDKELLTIRGLQLMQQADIILYDNLVNPDILDLARRDADKIYVGKSANKHSISQDRLNNFMIQLAQKGNDIVRLKGGDSFIFGRGGEELLAISKAGIEFQVVPGITAAIGVAAYSGIPLTHRKYAHSVVFITGHEQCNNDYYQINWKSLSDKYQTIVIYMGKLNILNISKNLICNGRHINTPVAIISRGTYKDQKILIGTLIELEKLVLTAKQPVLLIVGEVVSLHDKISWFGSNKN; translated from the coding sequence GTGAAATACTTACCTTTATTTATTAATTTTAATAAAAAATCCATTTTAGTAGTTGGAGGGGGGATAGTTGCTTTTCGAAAAATACAAATTTTACGAAAATCGGGAGCTATTATTAATATTGTAGCTCGTGTATTGTGTCCTAATTTAAAAAAAATTTTATTTTTAGAAAAAATAATTTGGATTGGAAAAACATTTCAACCTTCCATGTTAGATGGAATATTTTTGATTATTATTTCTACAAATAATATTTTTTTGAATAATGTGATTTTTAAACATGCTGAAAAACGTCGAATTTTAATAAATACTGTAGATAATAAATCTACCTGTTCTTGTATTTTTCCCGCCATTATTGATCGATCTCCTATTATAATAGGTATTTCTTCTTTTGGTACAGCTCCTGTGTTAATTCGTATATTACGAGAGAAATTAGAGTCATTAATACCTGCGTCAATTGGGTATTTGGCTGAATTAGCAGGTACATGGCGTGATAGAGTAAAAAGATATATTAAAAATATATCGTGTAGACGACAATTTTGGGAAAATTTATTTTATAGTGGGCGTATTTTATTTTTAATAGAACAGGGAAAGATAGATCAAGCCAATAAAATTATACAAAATACTATAAAATTAAATAAATTAAATATCAAAAAAAAAGGTAGCGTGGCGTTAGTAGGAGCTGGTCCAGGAGATAAAGAATTATTAACTATTCGAGGATTACAACTCATGCAACAAGCAGATATTATTTTGTATGATAATTTAGTAAATCCAGATATTTTAGATTTAGCTCGTAGAGATGCTGATAAAATTTATGTTGGTAAATCTGCAAATAAACATTCAATTTCTCAAGATCGATTAAATAATTTTATGATTCAATTAGCACAAAAGGGCAATGATATAGTTAGATTAAAAGGAGGAGATTCGTTTATATTTGGTCGTGGTGGAGAAGAGTTGTTAGCAATATCGAAGGCAGGTATTGAGTTTCAAGTAGTACCAGGGATTACAGCAGCTATTGGAGTGGCTGCTTATTCTGGTATTCCTTTGACTCATCGAAAATATGCTCATAGTGTTGTTTTTATTACAGGACATGAGCAATGTAATAATGATTATTATCAAATTAATTGGAAATCGTTGTCAGATAAATATCAAACTATAGTAATATATATGGGAAAACTTAATATTTTAAATATTAGTAAAAACCTTATTTGTAATGGAAGACATATCAATACCCCTGTGGCTATAATTAGCAGAGGTACTTACAAAGATCAAAAAATTTTGATAGGTACATTGATAGAATTAGAAAAGCTTGTGCTTACGGCTAAACAACCAGTGTTATTGATCGTAGGGGAGGTTGTATCATTGCATGATAAAATAAGTTGGTTTGGATCAAATAAGAATTAA
- the cysD gene encoding sulfate adenylyltransferase subunit CysD — protein MLQNQKCITYLNQLESESVYIIREVASEFRNPVMLYSIGKDSSVMLHLARKAFYPCSRLPFPLLHIDTGWKFRDMYIFRDNIAKSSDVDLLIYKNQEGISMGIDPFVHGSSKYTSIMKTESLKKALNKYGFDAAFGGARRDEEKIRSKERIFSFRDKFHVWNPKNQRPELWSKYNGRINSGESIRVFPLSNWTELDVWQYIFFEKIDVVPLYLAKSRPVLHRNGNLIMVDDNRIELKSEEIIKNRMIRFRTLGCWPLTGAIESEAETLPKVIKEMLLSTKSERSGRVIDFDQVGSMETKKRQGYF, from the coding sequence ATGCTTCAGAATCAGAAATGTATTACTTATTTAAATCAATTAGAGTCAGAAAGTGTTTATATTATTCGTGAAGTAGCTTCTGAATTTCGTAACCCTGTTATGTTATATTCTATTGGAAAGGATTCGTCAGTGATGTTGCATTTAGCTAGAAAGGCATTTTATCCTTGTTCTAGGTTGCCTTTCCCTTTATTACATATTGATACGGGGTGGAAATTTCGTGATATGTATATTTTTCGTGATAACATAGCTAAATCTTCTGATGTGGATTTATTGATTTATAAAAATCAAGAAGGTATATCGATGGGGATTGATCCATTTGTTCATGGAAGTTCAAAATATACAAGTATTATGAAAACAGAAAGTTTAAAAAAAGCTTTAAATAAATATGGGTTTGATGCAGCATTTGGAGGGGCTCGTCGAGATGAAGAAAAAATACGATCTAAAGAACGGATTTTTTCTTTTAGGGATAAGTTTCATGTTTGGAATCCTAAAAATCAACGTCCTGAATTATGGTCAAAATATAATGGCAGGATTAATTCAGGTGAAAGTATTCGTGTGTTTCCTTTATCTAATTGGACAGAATTAGATGTTTGGCAATATATTTTTTTTGAAAAAATTGATGTTGTTCCGTTGTATTTAGCTAAAAGTAGACCTGTTTTGCATAGAAATGGTAATTTGATTATGGTGGATGATAATCGAATTGAATTAAAATCTGAAGAAATTATAAAAAACCGAATGATTAGATTTCGAACTTTAGGTTGTTGGCCATTAACTGGAGCAATAGAATCAGAAGCAGAAACTTTGCCTAAAGTTATTAAGGAAATGTTATTGTCTACGAAAAGTGAACGTTCTGGTCGAGTTATTGATTTTGATCAAGTAGGGTCAATGGAAACAAAAAAGCGTCAAGGTTATTTTTAA